In one window of Verrucomicrobiota bacterium DNA:
- a CDS encoding excinuclease ABC subunit UvrA: MSKRSAVPVIRLRGVRHNNLKNFDLDLPANRLIVVTGPSGSGKSSLAFDTLYAEGQRRYIETFSPYARQFFDRMDKPRVDSIEGIPPAIAIEQRNTVKTTRSTVGTITEICDYMKLAWSHLAQLYCRQCGRPVRKDSPDQIWANLTSGGAGEGRVAEEVLIAFELELSEKLSLADSLALIAKQGYQRLLLANSDHDRKLEVVRVEEAAARLQDRNAKHLTVLQDRLGLTAANRARFAEACEQAYHFGRGQIVVHPPNGGLAQRFSSRFHCAQCDLEYREPTPALFSFNHPLGACPTCRGFGRTITIDYDLAIPDRSLSLAEGAAKPWQSGMSAECQDDLLKFCKLRKVPTQVPFQDLPKNSQDWVLNGDPDYGKDKEHEWPRAWYGLKGYFRWLESRSYKMHVRVLLSRYRAYRTCADCHGQRFQPEALHFKLPDHNAQLITLADFYRQPVSSALLVVEALMASRKERKSSDPLFVSLNEVRARLKYLDEVGLGYLTLDRATRTLSGGETERVSLTTCLGSGLVNTLFVLDEPSVGLHARDTARLVKILERLRDAGNTVVVVEHEASVMRAADQIVDLGPGHGETGGRLVFQGAFGSIRRAKGTLTGDYLSGQRKIEILPRRKVSPQRRKLQLANAMLHNLKNLAVEIPLERLVCVTGVSGSGKTTLVRGVLLPALEARFRSRTSGVRGQGSGVSDPLTRPADTVAISEGERDGVRGDVQGGDGGAEGDDGEDALTAAADSPHPAAQLSGAEHLGRAVLVDQSPIGKTPRSTPAVYTGAFDHVRELFARSELARQRGLKASAFSFNSREGQCERCRGAGFEKIEMQFLSDVFIRCPECDGRRYREHILEVKLSRSLSPEQGAKNAHRASCSVLCEGRRGQGRGGPFVPSSPSPRSSPRSFLTGRGRKSKADVSADSTPGSEVGGSGTGEVIQAWSIADFLEATVEDGIQFLSAFPDSPPARLAVSKLKLLEEVGLGYLRLGQPINTLSGGECQRLKLVSHLAEFTEANALENKPTLFLFDEPTTGLHFEDIAVLLRVFHRLVEAGHSVVIIEHNLDVIKCADWIIDLGPEAGEEGGRVVIEGTPEQVAACSASHTGQALRELL, encoded by the coding sequence ATGTCGAAACGGTCCGCTGTTCCTGTGATTCGCCTGCGCGGGGTGCGTCACAACAATCTCAAAAATTTCGATCTCGATCTCCCGGCCAACCGACTGATCGTCGTCACCGGGCCGAGCGGTTCGGGAAAAAGTTCGCTGGCGTTCGACACGCTCTATGCGGAAGGCCAGCGGCGCTACATCGAGACTTTCTCGCCTTACGCCCGCCAGTTTTTCGATCGCATGGACAAACCGCGCGTGGACAGCATCGAAGGCATTCCGCCCGCGATCGCGATCGAACAACGCAACACCGTCAAGACCACGCGATCCACCGTCGGCACGATCACGGAGATTTGCGACTACATGAAGCTGGCCTGGTCGCACCTGGCGCAGCTCTATTGCCGGCAATGTGGCCGGCCGGTGCGGAAAGATTCGCCGGATCAGATTTGGGCAAACCTGACTTCCGGCGGGGCAGGGGAGGGCCGCGTGGCAGAGGAAGTCCTGATCGCGTTTGAACTCGAACTTTCCGAAAAGCTTTCCCTGGCGGACTCGCTCGCCTTGATCGCCAAGCAAGGCTACCAGCGCTTGCTCCTGGCAAACTCAGACCACGACCGCAAACTCGAAGTCGTGCGCGTGGAGGAAGCCGCGGCGCGTCTTCAGGACCGGAATGCCAAGCATCTGACCGTGCTTCAGGATCGACTGGGGCTGACGGCGGCCAATCGCGCCCGCTTCGCCGAAGCGTGCGAGCAAGCGTATCATTTCGGCCGAGGCCAGATCGTCGTGCATCCTCCGAACGGCGGTCTGGCCCAGCGCTTTTCCAGCCGCTTTCATTGCGCGCAGTGCGACCTCGAATATCGGGAGCCGACGCCGGCGCTTTTCAGCTTCAATCATCCGCTCGGCGCGTGCCCCACTTGCCGAGGCTTCGGGCGCACCATCACGATCGATTACGATCTGGCGATTCCGGACCGCTCGCTCTCGCTGGCGGAGGGCGCGGCCAAGCCCTGGCAGAGCGGCATGTCCGCCGAATGCCAGGACGACCTGCTGAAGTTCTGCAAACTCCGGAAAGTTCCGACTCAGGTGCCCTTCCAGGATCTCCCCAAAAACTCGCAGGACTGGGTTTTGAACGGCGACCCGGACTACGGCAAAGACAAAGAACACGAGTGGCCTCGCGCGTGGTACGGCTTGAAGGGCTACTTCCGTTGGCTGGAATCGCGGTCTTACAAGATGCACGTGCGCGTGCTGCTTTCGCGCTATCGCGCTTACCGCACGTGCGCGGATTGCCACGGGCAGCGGTTTCAACCGGAGGCGCTTCACTTCAAGTTGCCGGATCACAACGCCCAGTTGATCACGCTGGCGGATTTCTATCGCCAGCCGGTTTCCAGCGCGCTGCTCGTCGTTGAAGCTCTCATGGCCTCGCGGAAGGAACGCAAATCTTCGGACCCCCTTTTCGTGAGCCTCAACGAAGTGCGCGCGCGGCTCAAATACCTCGACGAAGTCGGTCTGGGTTATCTGACACTGGATCGCGCGACGCGGACGCTTTCGGGCGGCGAGACTGAACGCGTGAGCCTCACCACGTGCCTGGGTTCTGGCCTGGTCAACACGTTGTTCGTTCTGGACGAACCCAGCGTTGGCCTCCACGCCCGTGACACGGCGCGCCTGGTCAAAATCCTGGAACGCCTGCGCGACGCAGGCAACACCGTCGTCGTCGTCGAACACGAAGCGAGCGTCATGCGCGCGGCGGATCAAATTGTCGATCTCGGTCCAGGCCACGGTGAAACCGGCGGGCGCCTGGTGTTTCAAGGCGCGTTCGGCTCGATCCGTCGGGCGAAAGGAACGCTGACCGGCGATTACTTGAGCGGCCAGCGGAAGATCGAGATTCTTCCGCGCCGCAAGGTTTCGCCGCAACGCAGGAAGCTCCAACTTGCGAACGCCATGCTGCACAATCTGAAGAATCTCGCGGTCGAAATTCCGTTGGAGCGGCTGGTTTGTGTCACGGGCGTCAGCGGTTCGGGGAAGACGACGCTGGTTCGGGGAGTTCTTTTGCCGGCGTTGGAGGCAAGGTTCAGGAGCCGGACGTCAGGGGTCAGGGGTCAGGGGTCAGGGGTCAGTGATCCCCTCACCCGTCCTGCGGACACCGTCGCCATCTCTGAGGGGGAGAGGGACGGGGTGAGGGGGGACGTTCAGGGCGGAGATGGTGGTGCGGAGGGGGACGATGGCGAAGATGCTTTGACGGCCGCAGCGGATTCTCCGCATCCCGCGGCGCAGCTTTCGGGCGCGGAGCATTTGGGGCGCGCGGTGCTGGTGGACCAATCGCCCATCGGGAAAACGCCGCGTTCGACACCGGCGGTTTATACGGGCGCGTTCGATCATGTCCGCGAGCTATTCGCGCGATCGGAATTGGCCCGCCAGCGCGGCTTGAAAGCGAGCGCCTTCAGTTTCAATTCGCGCGAAGGCCAGTGCGAACGTTGCCGCGGCGCGGGCTTCGAGAAGATCGAAATGCAATTCCTGAGCGACGTCTTTATCCGTTGTCCGGAGTGCGATGGCCGGCGGTATCGGGAACACATTCTGGAGGTTAAGCTATCCAGGAGTTTGAGTCCTGAACAAGGGGCCAAGAACGCCCATCGCGCTTCTTGCTCTGTTCTCTGCGAAGGGAGGAGAGGGCAGGGGAGAGGAGGGCCGTTTGTGCCAAGCTCCCCCTCTCCTCGATCCTCTCCCCGCTCGTTTCTCACGGGGAGAGGAAGAAAATCCAAAGCCGACGTCTCTGCTGATTCAACCCCCGGGAGCGAGGTTGGGGGCTCTGGGACCGGTGAAGTGATTCAAGCCTGGAGCATCGCAGATTTTCTGGAGGCGACCGTCGAAGATGGGATTCAATTCTTGTCCGCATTTCCGGATTCACCCCCGGCCCGGCTGGCCGTCTCCAAACTGAAACTCCTGGAGGAAGTCGGTCTCGGTTATCTGCGGCTGGGCCAACCCATCAACACGCTGTCCGGCGGCGAATGCCAGCGGTTGAAGCTGGTGAGCCACCTCGCCGAATTCACCGAAGCCAACGCGCTGGAAAACAAGCCGACGCTTTTCCTCTTCGACGAGCCGACGACCGGATTGCACTTCGAGGACATCGCGGTCTTGCTCCGTGTGTTTCATCGGCTCGTGGAGGCCGGACACTCCGTCGTGATCATCGAACACAATCTCGACGTGATCAAATGCGCCGATTGGATCATCGATCTGGGGCCGGAAGCCGGGGAAGAAGGTGGCCGCGTCGTCATTGAGGGGACGCCCGAACAAGTGGCTGCGTGCTCGGCCAGCCACACCGGGCAGGCTTTGCGCGAGCTGCTTTGA
- a CDS encoding DUF1080 domain-containing protein yields MKRIILLTAALLSTAFLAADDKDGWISLFDGKSLEGWKASENPDTFKVEDGKIVVFGPRAHLFYVGPVQNHNFTNFELKLEIMTFPKANSGVYFHTEWLEKGFPRKGHEVQVNTTHTDPKRTAGLYGVKDNYDSLVKDEEWFTMHIIVQGKHVTTKVNGKTIVDYTEPDAPETGQRASARRISSGTFALQGHDPGSKIYYKSILVKPLPN; encoded by the coding sequence ATGAAACGAATAATCCTCCTCACTGCTGCACTCCTCTCCACCGCGTTCCTCGCGGCCGATGACAAAGACGGCTGGATTTCTCTCTTCGACGGCAAATCGCTCGAAGGCTGGAAAGCCAGCGAAAATCCCGACACCTTCAAAGTCGAAGATGGAAAGATCGTCGTGTTCGGCCCGCGCGCGCATCTCTTCTACGTGGGACCGGTTCAGAATCATAACTTCACGAACTTCGAGTTGAAGCTGGAGATCATGACCTTTCCCAAGGCGAACTCCGGAGTCTATTTTCACACCGAATGGCTCGAGAAGGGCTTTCCGCGCAAAGGCCACGAAGTCCAGGTCAACACCACGCACACGGACCCGAAGCGGACGGCGGGGCTTTACGGGGTCAAGGACAACTACGACTCCCTCGTGAAGGACGAGGAATGGTTCACGATGCACATCATCGTCCAGGGAAAACACGTCACGACGAAAGTCAACGGGAAGACCATCGTGGATTACACCGAACCGGACGCGCCAGAGACCGGCCAGCGCGCTTCGGCCCGGCGCATCTCCAGCGGCACCTTCGCGCTGCAAGGCCACGACCCCGGCAGCAAGATTTACTACAAGAGTATCCTGGTGAAACCCTTGCCGAACTAA
- a CDS encoding MBOAT family protein, which produces MVFTTQVFVFYFLPLFLLVYYNLPYRWRNVWITLASYVFYGWWEPWFAGLMLFTTVMDFVWGKVITRPGATALQKKLAVVACVVTNLSFLGFFKYSMFAAETLNQILAAVGAQQFRVLQVVLPIGISFYTFHSLTYIIDLYRGHATPAKSFSVFSAFVALFPDLVAGPIIRYKTLAAQLHEREHTVSRFASGVAIFIVGFAKKILLANPCGLVADAVFNTADPCALDAWAGVLAYAFQIYFDFCGYSDMAVGLGRMLGFEFLKNFDAPYRSESITDLWRRWHISLSSVLRDYLYIALGGNRRGEGRTYFNLIVVMLLGGLWHGAKWNFVVWGAFHGLLLAAERWRGKRSIYDALPRPGRIGLTFLLMLFSWVLFRADNLTEALEYFRAMFGFGQLGSVAPLLGAMIYTPYHLLVMAVCAGLVFQPWQAHDWSQSPVTWGRVAVVVPLFAVSLMAMFSQAFNPFLYFQF; this is translated from the coding sequence ATGGTTTTTACCACGCAGGTATTTGTCTTCTATTTTCTGCCGTTGTTTCTGCTGGTGTATTACAACCTCCCGTATCGCTGGCGGAACGTCTGGATCACGCTCGCGAGCTATGTCTTCTATGGTTGGTGGGAGCCGTGGTTCGCGGGCCTCATGCTGTTCACCACCGTCATGGACTTTGTCTGGGGCAAAGTCATCACCCGCCCCGGCGCCACCGCGCTGCAAAAGAAACTCGCCGTCGTCGCTTGTGTGGTGACGAATCTGAGTTTTCTGGGATTCTTCAAATACTCCATGTTTGCCGCGGAGACGTTGAACCAAATCCTCGCGGCGGTCGGGGCGCAACAGTTCCGCGTGCTGCAGGTGGTCTTGCCGATCGGCATTTCGTTCTACACGTTTCACTCGCTGACCTACATCATCGATTTGTATCGCGGGCACGCCACGCCGGCGAAGTCGTTCTCGGTGTTCTCCGCGTTCGTGGCGTTGTTTCCGGACCTCGTGGCCGGGCCGATTATCCGCTACAAGACGCTGGCGGCGCAACTGCACGAACGCGAACACACGGTGTCGCGGTTCGCTTCGGGCGTGGCCATCTTCATCGTCGGATTTGCGAAGAAGATTCTGCTCGCCAACCCCTGCGGCCTCGTGGCGGACGCGGTTTTCAACACCGCCGATCCGTGCGCGCTCGATGCCTGGGCCGGCGTGCTGGCTTACGCGTTCCAAATCTACTTCGATTTCTGCGGTTACTCGGACATGGCCGTGGGGCTGGGGCGCATGCTGGGGTTTGAATTCCTGAAGAACTTCGACGCGCCATACCGCTCGGAAAGCATCACGGACCTTTGGCGGCGCTGGCACATTTCGTTGTCCAGCGTGTTGCGGGACTATTTGTATATTGCGCTGGGCGGCAATCGAAGGGGCGAAGGACGGACTTACTTCAATCTCATCGTGGTGATGTTGCTGGGCGGCTTGTGGCACGGAGCAAAATGGAATTTTGTGGTGTGGGGCGCGTTCCACGGCTTGCTTCTGGCGGCTGAAAGGTGGCGGGGCAAACGGAGCATTTATGATGCGTTGCCCCGGCCGGGGCGGATCGGTTTGACGTTTCTCCTGATGCTGTTCTCCTGGGTTTTGTTCCGGGCGGACAATCTCACGGAGGCTCTGGAGTATTTCCGGGCGATGTTTGGCTTTGGCCAACTGGGAAGCGTAGCGCCGTTGCTCGGCGCCATGATTTACACCCCGTACCACCTGCTGGTCATGGCCGTGTGCGCCGGGTTGGTCTTTCAACCGTGGCAAGCGCATGACTGGTCGCAGTCACCGGTGACGTGGGGGCGAGTCGCCGTGGTAGTGCCGTTGTTTGCCGTTTCGCTCATGGCGATGTTCTCGCAGGCTTTCAACCCGTTTCTCTATTTTCAGTTCTGA
- a CDS encoding ThuA domain-containing protein has translation MNSLHPCPLFFEKPDGSRQSLLVFLIGLLVLGLHAARAADQPKKIVLIAGPITGHPKESHEYEKNVTLLKHLLETSPSLQGKLLVEAHFKGWPSDPATLSDADTIFLTSDGSDRRETDHPLYVGDRLKILERQMQRGCGLVMFHWSTFNPVRVHDQITEWAGGYFDYETGPGPRKWYSAIQTWQARSTLGTPDHPITRGVRPFDTQEEYYYRIRFRDNDPRLKPIILTRPPKESSDFAVGWAVERADGGRGFGFTGGHFYQNWWNPDFRKLILNAIVWSAKVEVPPGGVESEPFERFKALILTGHNHPAHDWRAVTAALILALEQDPRAVVHVTENIEDLAAEKIHGYDLLVMNYCNWDKPGLSDAAKANFVRYLQKGGGLALIHFANGAFNLTLPNNQDSDWPEFRTNIVRRAWMAGEGRSGHDNYGPFRVEITEAKHPILARLQSFDTVDELYFRQEGVALIEPLATARSKVTSKDEPMAWAYNYGQGKIFQTVLGHADESVRKAAALIRRGCAWAAGRNQIRFDPPPELTEGALFREGSPWTPEQSRKRAERSKEIQNATTDATMVARTKGVVLVSARSLDRVGRSVLAEPINHRPLNGSAARRDGLALPSKLLNSTAVHPSPHAQGEGASFTAPGGTERARFGETRAALSPHSKDEPR, from the coding sequence ATGAACTCTCTTCATCCCTGCCCACTGTTTTTTGAAAAGCCGGATGGTTCGCGGCAGTCGCTCCTGGTCTTCCTCATTGGCCTTCTTGTCCTCGGCCTTCACGCCGCGCGCGCGGCGGATCAGCCAAAGAAGATCGTTCTCATCGCCGGCCCCATCACGGGCCATCCGAAGGAATCGCACGAATACGAAAAGAACGTCACCTTGCTCAAGCACCTTCTCGAAACTTCGCCCTCTCTTCAGGGCAAACTCCTGGTCGAAGCTCACTTCAAAGGCTGGCCCAGTGATCCGGCAACGCTCTCGGACGCGGACACGATCTTCCTCACTTCCGACGGCAGCGACCGCCGCGAAACGGACCATCCGCTTTACGTCGGAGATCGATTGAAGATTCTGGAGCGGCAGATGCAGCGCGGATGCGGTCTCGTGATGTTTCACTGGAGCACCTTCAACCCTGTGCGCGTTCATGATCAGATCACCGAGTGGGCGGGCGGTTACTTCGATTACGAGACGGGGCCCGGGCCCCGCAAATGGTATTCGGCAATCCAGACATGGCAGGCTCGGAGCACTCTTGGAACGCCGGATCATCCGATCACGCGCGGCGTAAGGCCGTTTGACACCCAGGAAGAGTACTATTACCGCATTCGATTCCGCGACAATGACCCGCGCCTCAAGCCCATCATCCTCACCCGCCCGCCCAAAGAATCCAGCGACTTTGCGGTCGGTTGGGCCGTCGAACGCGCCGATGGCGGACGCGGCTTCGGCTTCACGGGCGGCCATTTTTACCAGAACTGGTGGAATCCGGATTTTCGGAAACTGATTCTCAACGCCATCGTCTGGAGCGCGAAGGTGGAAGTCCCGCCCGGCGGCGTGGAATCCGAACCCTTCGAGCGGTTCAAAGCGCTCATCCTGACCGGCCACAATCATCCAGCCCACGATTGGCGCGCCGTAACCGCGGCCCTGATCCTAGCGCTCGAACAGGATCCGCGCGCCGTTGTGCACGTCACCGAAAACATCGAGGACCTCGCCGCGGAAAAAATCCACGGCTACGACCTTCTCGTGATGAATTACTGCAACTGGGACAAGCCCGGCTTGAGCGACGCCGCAAAGGCCAACTTCGTTCGCTACCTCCAAAAAGGCGGCGGACTCGCGCTGATTCATTTTGCCAATGGCGCGTTCAATCTCACGCTCCCGAACAACCAGGACTCCGACTGGCCGGAGTTTCGGACCAACATCGTCCGGCGCGCCTGGATGGCCGGGGAAGGGCGCAGCGGCCACGACAACTACGGGCCCTTCCGGGTCGAGATCACCGAGGCGAAGCATCCAATCCTCGCGAGGCTTCAGTCTTTCGACACGGTGGATGAGCTTTACTTTCGCCAGGAGGGTGTCGCGTTAATCGAACCCTTGGCCACGGCCCGCTCCAAGGTCACCAGCAAAGACGAACCGATGGCCTGGGCCTACAATTACGGCCAAGGGAAAATCTTCCAAACGGTGCTCGGTCACGCGGACGAATCGGTTCGCAAGGCGGCCGCGCTCATCCGACGCGGCTGCGCCTGGGCTGCGGGCCGAAATCAAATCCGCTTCGACCCGCCGCCAGAATTGACCGAAGGCGCGCTCTTCCGCGAAGGCAGCCCCTGGACGCCAGAGCAATCCCGCAAGCGCGCAGAACGTTCGAAGGAAATCCAAAATGCCACCACAGATGCCACAATGGTCGCGCGAACGAAAGGCGTGGTATTGGTGAGCGCGCGTTCCCTGGATCGGGTAGGGCGAAGTGTCCTCGCTGAGCCGATCAACCATCGTCCACTCAACGGCTCGGCGGCTCGCCGGGACGGGCTCGCCCTACCATCGAAATTGCTTAATTCAACAGCAGTGCACCCCAGCCCTCATGCTCAGGGAGAGGGAGCATCGTTTACCGCGCCAGGAGGAACCGAGCGTGCCCGCTTTGGCGAGACCCGGGCTGCGCTCTCCCCTCACTCCAAAGATGAACCCAGATAG
- a CDS encoding M28 family peptidase yields MNLSLCSVRFVVFGLMLSIPAFAATVEPILGFSPAAAERQRALEAKFDAQLDPLLLSEWMKRLAAKPNHVGSTHVKANAEFIAAQFRSWGFDNVVARLRGRERPDQWIIRGNHHDAWVFGAEDPLSGLVALMAEARAIGLLAREGWAPRRTLIFTAWDAEEPGLLGSTEWAETHAKELREHAAIYINSDNSGRGFLRVGGSHTLEKWINGIARDVIDPQKGIPVAERLRAFRLINGTAEDRRDAQHRADLRIGALGSGSDYTPFLQHLGIASLDIRYQGENRGGSYHSIYDSFDHYARFGDPGFQYGIALAKTAGRAVLRSAQANFLPFEFSNFLETVRRFARDVVKLADDTREETQRHNRLVGQRQFEKAADPREPFVAPRLKSPVPHFNFSPLHNALDRLETAVRQFESVLQKRTQPEWQLDAESEAKLDSLLKEIERALTSEEGLPRRPWYRHLVYAPGAYTGYGVKTLPGTQILA; encoded by the coding sequence ATGAATCTTTCCCTGTGTTCCGTTCGTTTCGTGGTGTTCGGACTCATGCTGTCGATTCCGGCGTTCGCAGCAACGGTTGAACCGATCCTTGGCTTCAGTCCCGCCGCCGCCGAACGTCAACGCGCGTTGGAAGCGAAATTCGACGCGCAGCTTGACCCCCTTTTGCTCTCGGAATGGATGAAGCGGCTCGCGGCGAAGCCGAATCACGTCGGGTCCACGCACGTGAAGGCGAATGCCGAATTCATCGCCGCGCAGTTCCGTTCCTGGGGTTTCGATAACGTCGTGGCCAGGCTGCGCGGGCGCGAGCGCCCGGACCAATGGATCATCCGGGGCAATCATCACGACGCCTGGGTGTTCGGCGCGGAAGACCCGCTCAGTGGTTTGGTGGCGTTGATGGCGGAGGCCCGAGCCATCGGGCTTCTGGCCAGGGAAGGTTGGGCGCCAAGGCGCACCCTGATTTTCACGGCCTGGGATGCGGAGGAACCCGGACTGCTGGGGTCGACCGAATGGGCCGAGACGCACGCGAAGGAACTTCGCGAGCATGCCGCGATTTACATCAACTCCGACAACAGCGGGCGCGGCTTCCTGCGCGTCGGCGGTTCGCACACGCTGGAAAAATGGATCAACGGCATCGCGCGCGACGTGATCGATCCGCAAAAAGGAATTCCGGTCGCCGAACGGCTGCGCGCCTTCCGCTTGATCAACGGCACAGCGGAAGATCGGCGTGACGCGCAACATCGCGCGGACCTTCGCATTGGGGCGCTGGGTTCCGGATCGGACTACACGCCATTCCTCCAGCATCTCGGCATCGCTTCGCTCGATATCCGGTACCAAGGCGAGAATCGCGGCGGGTCTTACCATTCGATCTACGACTCGTTCGATCACTACGCCCGATTCGGTGATCCCGGCTTTCAATATGGCATCGCTCTGGCGAAAACCGCCGGGCGCGCAGTGCTTCGCAGCGCGCAGGCCAACTTCCTGCCCTTCGAGTTTTCAAATTTTTTGGAAACGGTCCGCCGGTTTGCCAGAGACGTAGTGAAACTTGCCGACGACACGCGGGAAGAAACGCAGCGGCACAACCGCCTGGTCGGACAGCGCCAATTCGAGAAAGCCGCCGACCCGCGCGAACCCTTCGTGGCGCCGCGCCTGAAATCCCCGGTGCCGCATTTCAACTTCTCGCCCCTGCACAATGCTCTGGATCGTCTGGAGACAGCGGTGCGCCAGTTCGAGTCCGTCCTCCAAAAGCGCACTCAACCGGAGTGGCAGCTTGACGCGGAGTCCGAGGCAAAGCTCGACAGTCTGCTCAAGGAGATCGAACGCGCGCTGACGTCCGAAGAAGGATTGCCACGCCGTCCGTGGTATCGGCATCTTGTCTATGCGCCGGGAGCTTACACAGGCTACGGCGTCAAGACGCTCCCAGGGACCCAAATCCTCGCCTAA
- a CDS encoding arylsulfatase — translation MILTTDNADGTDRNAGASFYSFFIRVIRVIRGSFPWGSRRKDLNPALAATEGARLWSQTQPQRARNARLLRLVLCTQPRAEIFARTKLIPVTIAGLLALLGANPCLQAAAPQSGKPNILFILADDLGWADVSFHGGEIKTPNLDKLAAAGVRLEQFYVQPVCSPTRAALLTGRYPIRHGLQVGVVRPWAQYGLPLEERTLPQALKEAGYITAICGKWHLGHFEPAYLPTRRGFDHQYGHYNGALDYYTHVRDGGFDWHRDDTVCRDEGYSTHLIAQECERLIAAHDESKPLFLYVPFNAVHAPHQVPEKYTEPYAHLKGPRRTYAGMVAAMDEAIGQIVGALEKRGLRKNTLIFFCSDNGGPQPGVVTSNGPLRASKGTLYEGGIRVPALAVWEGKLKPGTICDEPLHIVDWYPTLLKLAGVSLSQKLPLDGRDLWPTLAEGKPTPHEEILHNVTPVAGAIRQGDWKLVLNGGRGTAEPDAKPEGGQAARRAGKPQGRGNANERVELFHIAQDPSEQTDLSARLPDKVKELRARLDHYAKQAVPPKSTPRPAAFKSPKIWGEKD, via the coding sequence ATGATATTGACCACGGATAACGCTGATGGCACGGATAGGAATGCTGGTGCCTCATTTTACTCCTTCTTCATCCGTGTGATCCGTGTCATCCGTGGTTCATTCCCCTGGGGCTCGCGGCGCAAAGACCTCAACCCGGCTCTCGCCGCAACCGAAGGAGCGCGGCTGTGGTCGCAGACACAGCCGCAGCGCGCCAGAAACGCCAGACTGCTGCGGCTGGTGCTTTGCACACAGCCGCGCGCCGAAATCTTCGCAAGAACGAAATTGATTCCAGTCACAATCGCAGGCCTGCTTGCACTACTCGGAGCCAATCCCTGTTTGCAGGCAGCCGCTCCTCAATCCGGAAAACCCAACATTCTCTTCATCCTCGCCGATGACCTGGGCTGGGCCGATGTCAGCTTCCATGGCGGCGAAATCAAAACGCCGAACCTCGACAAACTCGCGGCGGCGGGCGTGCGGCTGGAACAATTCTATGTCCAGCCCGTCTGTTCGCCCACGCGCGCGGCTCTGCTCACGGGCCGCTATCCGATACGGCACGGGCTGCAAGTCGGCGTGGTGCGGCCCTGGGCGCAATACGGCCTTCCGCTCGAAGAACGCACGTTGCCGCAAGCGTTGAAGGAAGCCGGCTACATCACGGCTATTTGCGGCAAGTGGCATCTCGGCCACTTTGAACCCGCTTATTTGCCAACCCGCCGGGGGTTCGATCATCAATACGGCCACTACAACGGCGCGCTCGATTACTACACCCACGTCCGCGACGGCGGATTCGATTGGCATCGCGACGATACGGTTTGCCGCGACGAAGGGTACAGCACGCATCTGATCGCCCAAGAATGCGAACGGCTCATCGCGGCGCACGACGAGAGCAAGCCGCTTTTTCTCTACGTCCCGTTCAATGCCGTGCATGCGCCACACCAGGTGCCGGAGAAATACACGGAACCCTATGCCCACCTCAAAGGGCCTCGCCGCACTTACGCCGGGATGGTCGCGGCCATGGACGAAGCGATTGGTCAGATCGTTGGCGCGTTGGAGAAGCGCGGCTTGAGAAAGAACACCCTCATTTTCTTTTGCAGCGACAATGGCGGGCCGCAGCCCGGCGTCGTCACCAGCAACGGGCCTCTGCGCGCGAGCAAAGGCACCCTCTACGAAGGCGGAATTCGCGTGCCCGCGCTGGCGGTTTGGGAGGGCAAACTCAAGCCCGGCACGATTTGCGACGAACCGTTGCACATCGTGGATTGGTATCCCACGCTGCTGAAGCTCGCGGGAGTTTCACTTTCTCAAAAGCTGCCGCTCGATGGCCGCGATCTCTGGCCAACGTTAGCCGAAGGAAAACCCACACCGCACGAGGAGATTCTCCATAACGTGACGCCGGTCGCGGGCGCGATCCGCCAGGGCGATTGGAAGCTCGTCCTGAACGGCGGTCGTGGCACGGCCGAGCCGGACGCGAAACCGGAGGGAGGGCAAGCGGCTCGAAGAGCCGGCAAACCTCAGGGCCGAGGCAATGCCAACGAGCGCGTCGAACTGTTCCACATCGCTCAAGATCCGAGCGAGCAGACCGATCTGTCCGCGCGGTTGCCGGACAAAGTGAAAGAGCTCCGGGCGCGCCTCGATCATTACGCGAAGCAAGCCGTCCCGCCAAAGAGCACTCCCAGGCCTGCCGCCTTCAAATCGCCGAAGATTTGGGGGGAGAAAGATTGA